One window from the genome of Flavobacterium agricola encodes:
- the rplA gene encoding 50S ribosomal protein L1, which translates to MAKLTKKQKEAVSKIEKNKLYSLKDASALIKEVASAKFDESVDIAVRLGVDPRKANQMVRGVVTLPHGTGKDVRVLALVTPDKEAEAKEAGADYVGLDEYLQKIKDGWTDVDVIITMPAVMGKLGPLGRILGPRGLMPNPKTGTVTMEVGKAVQEVKAGKIDFKVDKTGIVHAGIGKVSFDADKIQENAYEIIQTLIKLKPTAAKGTYIKSIHISSTMSPAIALDPKAV; encoded by the coding sequence ATGGCAAAGTTAACAAAAAAGCAAAAAGAGGCTGTTTCGAAAATTGAGAAGAATAAATTATACTCTTTAAAAGATGCATCTGCATTAATTAAAGAAGTTGCTTCTGCAAAATTCGACGAGTCTGTTGATATCGCTGTTAGATTAGGAGTTGATCCTCGTAAAGCGAATCAAATGGTTAGAGGTGTAGTAACATTACCTCACGGAACTGGTAAGGATGTAAGAGTATTAGCGTTAGTTACTCCAGATAAAGAAGCTGAAGCTAAAGAAGCTGGTGCTGACTATGTTGGTTTAGACGAGTACTTACAAAAAATAAAAGATGGTTGGACTGATGTTGATGTTATCATTACTATGCCAGCTGTTATGGGTAAATTAGGTCCATTAGGTCGTATTTTAGGACCACGTGGTTTAATGCCAAACCCTAAAACAGGAACTGTAACTATGGAAGTAGGTAAAGCGGTTCAAGAAGTTAAGGCTGGTAAAATCGACTTCAAAGTTGATAAAACTGGTATCGTACACGCAGGTATTGGAAAAGTATCTTTTGATGCTGACAAAATCCAAGAAAATGCTTACGAAATCATCCAAACATTAATCAAATTAAAACCAACTGCAGCTAAAGGTACTTATATTAAGTCAATTCATATTTCAAGTACTATGAGTCCTGCAATTGCTTTAGATCCTAAAGCAGTATAA
- the rplL gene encoding 50S ribosomal protein L7/L12, whose translation MADLKQFAEQLVNLTVKEVNELATILKDEYGIEPAAAAVVVAAGGEAAAEEQTEFTVVLKEAGASKLAVVKAVKELTGLGLKEAKDLVDSTPANVKEGISKDEAEGLKKSLEEAGAVVELK comes from the coding sequence ATGGCAGATTTAAAACAATTCGCAGAACAATTAGTTAACTTAACAGTTAAAGAAGTTAATGAATTAGCAACTATATTAAAAGACGAATACGGAATTGAACCAGCAGCAGCAGCAGTTGTTGTAGCAGCAGGTGGAGAAGCAGCAGCTGAAGAGCAAACTGAATTCACTGTAGTATTAAAAGAAGCTGGAGCATCTAAATTAGCTGTAGTTAAAGCTGTTAAAGAATTAACAGGTTTAGGATTAAAAGAAGCTAAAGATTTAGTAGATTCAACTCCTGCTAACGTTAAAGAAGGTATCTCTAAAGACGAGGCTGAAGGTCTTAAAAAATCTTTAGAAGAAGCTGGTGCTGTAGTTGAGCTTAAATAA
- the tuf gene encoding elongation factor Tu, with product MAKETFDRSKPHLNIGTIGHVDHGKTTTTAAITKVLADAGLSEARSFDSIDNAPEEKERGITINTSHVEYSTANRHYAHVDCPGHADYVKNMVTGAAQMDGAILVCAATDGPMPQTREHILLGRQVGIPRIVVFLNKVDMVDDEELLELVEMEVRDLLSFYDYDGDNGPVVKGSALGALNGEPKWVDSVMELMAAVDAWIEEPVRDTDKPFLMPVEDVFTITGRGTVATGRIETGVANTGDPVEIIGMGADKLTSTITGVEMFRKILDRGEAGDNVGLLLRGIDKTDIRRGMVIVKPGSVKPHSKFKAEVYILKKEEGGRHTPFHNNYRPQFYVRTTDVTGTIQLPEGTEMVMPGDNLTITVELLSPIALSVGLRFAIREGGRTVGAGQVTEILD from the coding sequence ATGGCAAAAGAAACCTTTGATCGTTCGAAACCCCATTTAAATATTGGTACTATCGGACACGTTGACCACGGTAAAACAACAACTACTGCTGCTATTACTAAAGTATTAGCTGATGCAGGTTTATCTGAAGCGCGTTCATTCGATTCTATCGACAATGCTCCAGAAGAAAAAGAGCGTGGTATTACAATTAACACTTCTCACGTTGAGTACTCAACTGCTAACCGTCACTATGCTCACGTTGACTGTCCAGGTCACGCGGATTACGTGAAAAACATGGTTACTGGTGCTGCTCAAATGGATGGTGCTATTTTAGTATGTGCTGCTACAGACGGGCCAATGCCTCAAACTCGTGAGCACATCTTATTAGGTCGTCAAGTAGGTATTCCTCGTATCGTTGTTTTCTTAAACAAAGTTGATATGGTTGATGACGAAGAGTTGTTAGAATTAGTAGAAATGGAAGTTCGTGATTTATTATCATTCTATGATTATGATGGTGATAACGGACCAGTAGTTAAAGGTTCTGCTTTAGGAGCTTTAAACGGTGAGCCAAAATGGGTTGATTCTGTAATGGAATTAATGGCTGCTGTTGATGCTTGGATTGAAGAGCCAGTACGTGATACTGACAAACCATTCTTAATGCCAGTTGAAGACGTGTTTACAATTACAGGACGTGGTACTGTTGCTACAGGTCGTATTGAAACAGGTGTTGCTAATACAGGTGATCCAGTTGAAATTATCGGTATGGGTGCAGATAAATTAACTTCTACAATTACAGGGGTTGAGATGTTCCGTAAAATCTTAGACCGTGGAGAAGCTGGTGATAACGTAGGTTTATTATTACGTGGTATTGATAAAACTGATATCCGTCGTGGTATGGTTATTGTTAAACCAGGATCTGTTAAACCACACTCTAAATTTAAAGCTGAGGTTTATATCCTTAAAAAAGAAGAAGGTGGACGTCACACTCCATTCCATAACAACTACCGTCCTCAATTCTACGTTCGTACAACTGACGTAACTGGTACTATTCAATTACCAGAAGGAACTGAAATGGTTATGCCTGGAGATAACTTAACTATTACTGTTGAATTATTATCGCCAATCGCATTGTCGGTAGGTTTACGTTTCGCTATCCGTGAGGGTGGTCGTACAGTAGGTGCTGGTCAGGTAACTGAAATCTTAGACTAA
- a CDS encoding glutamate decarboxylase — MALHSVNKPKKDQFPDAYSGRISLQDGSVYKIPEVSNDPKSVKDLILDELLLDGNAKQNLSTFCQTSLDDQIHEIMDKSLDKNMIDKDEYPQTAEIENRCVNMLADLWHAPESESTIGCSTTGSSEAAMLGGLALKWKWREKRQKEGKPTDKPNIITGPVQICWHKFARYFDVEIREIPMEHGRLLMSPEEVLKRVDENTIGVVPTLGVTFTLQYENVKAVSDALDKLQKDTGLDIPIHVDGASGGFLAPFIHQDVVWDFKLPRVKSINTSGHKFGLSPLGVGWIVWRTKEDLPEDLVFNVNYLGGNMPTFALNFSRPGGQIISQYYNFLRLGREGYTAIQQACSDHGQYIAQEIAKIGLFDILYDGKGGVPGAAWVLKEGVNPGFNLFDLSDRMRMRGWNIASYSLPSNCEDMVIQRVLVRHGFSHDMATLMLEDLKRCIEFFKKHPVASSSDADDSATFQH; from the coding sequence ATGGCATTACATTCAGTTAACAAACCTAAAAAAGATCAGTTCCCTGATGCGTATTCAGGACGTATTAGTTTACAGGATGGTTCTGTGTATAAAATTCCAGAAGTATCAAATGATCCTAAATCCGTAAAAGATTTAATTTTAGATGAGTTGTTGTTAGACGGAAACGCAAAACAAAATTTATCAACCTTTTGTCAAACATCTTTAGATGATCAAATTCATGAAATCATGGATAAAAGCCTTGACAAAAACATGATTGATAAAGATGAATATCCACAAACGGCAGAAATTGAAAATCGTTGCGTGAATATGTTAGCTGATTTATGGCATGCACCAGAAAGTGAAAGCACGATAGGTTGTTCCACAACCGGATCTAGTGAAGCAGCTATGTTAGGTGGTTTAGCTTTAAAATGGAAATGGAGAGAAAAACGACAAAAAGAAGGTAAGCCTACAGATAAACCAAACATTATTACAGGTCCTGTTCAAATATGTTGGCATAAATTTGCACGTTATTTTGATGTAGAAATTCGCGAAATTCCGATGGAACATGGCAGATTATTAATGTCTCCAGAAGAAGTTTTAAAACGTGTAGACGAAAATACCATTGGTGTTGTTCCAACATTAGGGGTAACTTTTACCTTGCAATACGAAAACGTAAAAGCTGTAAGCGATGCGTTAGATAAATTACAAAAAGATACCGGATTAGATATTCCAATTCACGTAGATGGTGCAAGCGGTGGGTTTTTAGCACCATTTATTCATCAAGATGTTGTGTGGGATTTTAAATTACCACGTGTAAAATCAATCAATACCTCAGGACATAAATTTGGATTGTCACCTTTAGGTGTGGGATGGATTGTTTGGAGAACAAAAGAAGATTTACCAGAAGATTTAGTTTTTAATGTAAATTATTTGGGTGGTAACATGCCAACGTTCGCATTAAACTTTTCTAGACCAGGCGGACAAATTATTTCTCAATATTATAATTTTTTACGTTTAGGCCGCGAAGGTTACACAGCTATTCAGCAAGCTTGTTCAGATCACGGACAATATATTGCGCAAGAAATTGCTAAAATAGGATTGTTTGATATTCTTTACGACGGTAAAGGCGGTGTTCCTGGTGCGGCTTGGGTACTTAAAGAAGGAGTAAATCCTGGGTTTAACCTTTTTGATTTATCTGATAGAATGCGTATGCGCGGCTGGAATATTGCTTCGTACTCATTACCATCAAATTGTGAAGATATGGTTATTCAACGTGTTTTGGTTCGCCATGGATTTAGTCATGATATGGCAACTTTAATGCTAGAAGATTTAAAGCGTTGTATTGAATTCTTTAAAAAACACCCTGTTGCATCATCTTCAGATGCAGATGATTCAGCAACATTTCAACATTAA
- a CDS encoding tyrosine-type recombinase/integrase, giving the protein MNTFIQAFVAYLEKEKKYASHTVVAYQNDVLFFERFLNEADASDELVEVTYPIIRTWIVHLVDQGISNLSINRKIASLKAFYKFLIKCKVIQTSPLVAHKALKTPKKIQVPFSEKEMQSVQDFEVIESDISAVRDRLIIEMLYTTGMRKSELIMLKNSDFDAEQKTIKVLGKRNKERILPVLPSTIYWIGLYRNHLKNCGVVIEADKQLILSNSLNKLSQSFVYRLINSYFSNVSEKVKKSPHVLRHSFATHLLDQGADLNSVKELLGHSSLAATQIYTHSSLSELKNVYKKAHPRNIK; this is encoded by the coding sequence ATGAATACATTTATTCAAGCATTTGTTGCTTATTTAGAAAAAGAAAAAAAATATGCATCACATACTGTGGTTGCGTATCAAAACGACGTGTTGTTTTTTGAGCGGTTTTTAAATGAAGCTGATGCATCTGATGAGCTGGTTGAGGTTACTTATCCGATAATCCGTACTTGGATTGTTCATTTAGTAGATCAAGGTATTTCTAATCTAAGTATTAACAGAAAAATTGCTTCGTTAAAAGCTTTTTATAAATTTTTAATTAAATGTAAGGTTATACAAACGTCGCCCTTGGTAGCACATAAGGCGCTAAAAACACCAAAAAAAATTCAGGTTCCTTTTTCTGAAAAAGAAATGCAATCGGTACAAGATTTTGAAGTTATTGAATCTGATATTTCTGCTGTACGAGATCGTTTAATAATTGAAATGCTTTATACAACCGGTATGCGTAAATCTGAATTGATAATGCTAAAAAATTCAGATTTTGACGCGGAGCAAAAAACAATAAAAGTTTTAGGGAAACGTAATAAGGAACGAATACTGCCGGTCTTGCCTTCAACCATATATTGGATTGGTTTGTATAGAAATCACTTAAAAAATTGTGGGGTAGTTATTGAGGCAGATAAGCAATTAATCTTATCTAATTCTTTAAATAAATTGAGTCAATCATTTGTTTATAGATTAATTAATTCGTATTTTAGTAATGTATCAGAGAAGGTGAAAAAAAGTCCTCATGTGTTACGTCACAGCTTTGCAACGCACTTGTTAGACCAAGGAGCTGATTTAAATTCGGTTAAAGAATTATTAGGGCATAGTAGTTTGGCAGCAACTCAAATTTATACGCATAGCAGTTTAAGTGAACTTAAAAACGTGTATAAAAAAGCGCATCCAAGAAATATAAAATAA
- the rplK gene encoding 50S ribosomal protein L11, whose amino-acid sequence MAKEISKVVKLQVKGGAANPSPPVGPALGAAGVNIMEFCKQFNARTQDKPGKVLPVQITVYKDKSFEFVVKTPPAAIQLLEAAKAKSGSGQPNRKKVANVTWDQVRAIAEDKMPDLNAFEIEKAMSMVAGTARSMGIAVTGDAPFQK is encoded by the coding sequence ATGGCAAAAGAAATTAGTAAAGTAGTTAAACTACAAGTTAAGGGAGGTGCTGCGAATCCATCGCCACCGGTTGGACCTGCTTTGGGGGCTGCTGGGGTTAATATCATGGAGTTCTGTAAGCAATTTAATGCTAGAACACAAGATAAACCTGGCAAAGTGTTACCAGTGCAAATTACTGTGTACAAAGACAAATCATTTGAATTTGTTGTTAAAACTCCACCTGCTGCTATTCAATTATTAGAGGCAGCTAAAGCTAAGTCAGGTTCTGGTCAACCAAACCGTAAAAAAGTAGCAAATGTTACTTGGGATCAAGTTAGAGCTATTGCTGAAGACAAAATGCCAGACTTAAACGCTTTCGAAATTGAGAAAGCTATGAGTATGGTAGCTGGTACAGCTAGATCTATGGGTATTGCAGTAACAGGAGATGCTCCTTTTCAAAAGTAA
- the secE gene encoding preprotein translocase subunit SecE — MTKVFNYITDAFVELKTNVTWPTSGEVQKYTIIVAIFSILLSLATWGVDTVFEKALSVFFNWLKG, encoded by the coding sequence ATGACCAAAGTTTTTAACTATATAACAGATGCATTTGTTGAGCTTAAAACAAATGTTACTTGGCCTACCAGTGGCGAGGTGCAAAAATATACTATTATAGTAGCTATTTTTTCAATTTTGTTATCACTTGCAACCTGGGGTGTAGACACTGTTTTTGAAAAAGCTTTAAGTGTCTTTTTTAATTGGTTAAAAGGATAA
- the nusG gene encoding transcription termination/antitermination protein NusG — protein MSENTVRKWYIVRAVSGQENKVKNFIETEISRLGMQDYVSQVLVPVEKVPHEDKNGKKTLKDRISFPGYVVVEANLTGEIPHIIKSIAGVIGFLGETRGGDPVPLRQSEINRILGMVDEASVTEVHVNIPFNVGENVKVSDGPFNGFSGTIEKINEEKRKLEVMVKIFGRKTPLELSFTQVERM, from the coding sequence ATGAGTGAAAATACTGTAAGAAAATGGTATATAGTTCGTGCAGTTAGCGGTCAAGAAAATAAAGTTAAAAACTTTATTGAAACAGAAATTAGCCGTTTAGGAATGCAGGATTATGTATCTCAGGTTTTAGTGCCTGTAGAGAAAGTTCCTCACGAGGATAAAAACGGAAAAAAAACACTGAAAGATCGTATTTCATTCCCAGGGTATGTTGTGGTTGAAGCGAATCTTACTGGAGAAATTCCTCACATCATTAAGTCGATAGCTGGTGTTATTGGTTTTTTAGGTGAAACTAGAGGGGGGGATCCAGTTCCTTTAAGACAATCTGAGATTAATCGTATTTTAGGTATGGTTGACGAAGCGTCTGTAACAGAGGTTCATGTTAATATTCCATTTAATGTAGGTGAGAATGTAAAAGTTTCTGATGGGCCTTTTAATGGTTTTTCTGGTACTATCGAAAAAATCAACGAAGAGAAACGTAAACTTGAGGTTATGGTTAAGATTTTTGGCCGTAAAACACCTTTAGAATTAAGTTTTACTCAAGTTGAAAGAATGTAA
- the rpoB gene encoding DNA-directed RNA polymerase subunit beta yields the protein MLANQTERLNFASTKNIPVYPDFLDIQIKSFKDFFQLETKSEDRGKEGLYNTFMENFPINDTRNQFVLEFLDYFIDPPSYSIEECIERGLTYSVILKARLKLYCTDPEHEDFETIVQDVFLGSIPYMTPSGTFVINGAERVVVSQLHRSPGVFFGQSFHANGTKLYSARVIPFKGSWIEFATDINSVMYAYIDRKKKLPVTTLFRAIGFERDKDILEIFDLAEEIKVSKTGIKKYIGRRLAARVLNTWHEDFVDEDTGEVVSIERNEIILDRDTVLDKDNVEEIIDANVKTILLHKEDNNQADYTIIHNTLQKDPTNSEKEAVEHIYRQLRNAEPPDEETARGIIDKLFFSDQRYSLGDVGRYRINQKLGLNIEMDKQVLTKEDIITIVKYLIELVNSKAEIDDIDHLSNRRVRTVGEQLSAQFGVGLARMARTIKDRMNVRDNEVFTPIDLINAKSLSAVINSFFGTNQLSQFMDQTNPLAEITHKRRLSALGPGGLSRERAGFEVRDVHYTHYGRLCPIETPEGPNIGLISSLSVYSKVNKMGFIETPYRKVVDGVIDIVNDPVYLSAEEEEGKLIAQANIGVAADGTITDEKVIAKQDADFPVIEPKELDFVDVAPNQIASISASLIPFLEHDDANRALMGSNMMRQAVPLLRPESPIVGTGLEKQVATDSRVLINAEGTGEVVYVDATKITIRYDRTERERAVSFDTDEKSYNLIKFRKTNQSTSINLKPIVRKGDKVVKGQVLCEGYATQNGELALGRNMQVAFMPWKGYNFEDAIVISEKVVSEDIFTSIHIDDYTLEVRDTKLGPEELTNDIPNISEEATKDLDENGMIRIGAEVKPGDILIGKITPKGESDPTPEEKLLRAIFGDKAGDVKDASLKATPSLRGVVLDKKLFQKANKDKRKRGGKDKEEIAELEARFEVKFVQLKDELVEKLFTIVNGKTSQGVFNDVGEEILPKGKKYTQKMLHAVEDFAHLTKGQWTTDEETNAMVTDLIHNYKIRLNDYKGELRREKVTISIGDELPSGVLKLAKVYIAKKRKLKVGDKMAGRHGNKGIVAKIVRAEDMPFLEDGTPVDIVLNPLGVPSRMNIGQIYETVLGWAGKKLGTKYATPIFDGASLDQINALTDEAGVPRFGHTYLYDGGTGDRFHQKATVGVIYMLKLGHMVDDKMHARSIGPYSLITQQPLGGKALFGGQRFGEMEVWALEAYGASSTLREILTVKSDDVIGRAKTYEAIVKGEAMPEPGLPESFNVLMHELKGLGLDIRLEE from the coding sequence ATGTTAGCAAATCAGACTGAAAGATTAAATTTCGCCTCGACGAAAAACATCCCTGTGTATCCTGATTTTTTAGATATTCAGATTAAGTCTTTTAAAGATTTTTTCCAGTTGGAAACAAAATCTGAAGATAGGGGTAAAGAAGGTCTTTATAATACCTTTATGGAGAACTTTCCAATTAATGATACAAGAAACCAATTCGTATTAGAATTTCTTGATTATTTTATTGACCCGCCTAGTTATTCCATTGAAGAGTGTATTGAAAGAGGCTTAACTTATAGCGTAATTTTAAAAGCTCGTTTAAAATTATATTGTACTGACCCAGAGCACGAGGATTTTGAAACTATTGTACAAGATGTATTTTTAGGATCTATTCCTTACATGACTCCAAGCGGTACCTTCGTAATTAACGGAGCTGAACGCGTTGTAGTTTCTCAGTTACACCGTTCACCTGGTGTTTTCTTTGGACAATCATTCCACGCGAATGGTACAAAATTATACTCAGCTCGTGTAATTCCTTTTAAAGGATCTTGGATTGAGTTCGCTACCGATATCAATAGTGTAATGTACGCGTATATCGATAGAAAGAAAAAGTTACCTGTAACTACGTTATTCCGTGCTATCGGATTTGAACGTGATAAAGATATTTTAGAGATTTTTGACCTTGCAGAAGAAATCAAAGTTTCTAAAACAGGAATTAAAAAATACATTGGACGTCGTTTAGCTGCTCGTGTTTTAAATACATGGCACGAGGACTTTGTGGATGAAGATACTGGAGAGGTAGTATCTATTGAGCGTAATGAGATTATCTTAGACCGTGATACGGTTTTAGATAAAGATAATGTAGAGGAAATTATCGATGCAAATGTAAAAACCATTCTTTTACATAAAGAGGATAACAACCAAGCAGATTACACTATTATCCACAATACCTTACAAAAAGACCCAACAAACTCAGAAAAAGAAGCTGTAGAGCACATCTACCGTCAGTTGCGTAATGCTGAACCGCCTGATGAGGAAACTGCTCGTGGCATTATAGATAAATTATTCTTTTCTGACCAACGTTATTCATTAGGTGATGTAGGTCGTTATAGAATAAATCAAAAGCTTGGTTTAAACATTGAAATGGATAAGCAAGTTTTAACGAAAGAAGATATTATCACTATCGTTAAATACTTAATCGAATTAGTTAACTCTAAAGCAGAGATTGACGATATCGACCACTTATCTAACCGTCGTGTAAGAACTGTTGGTGAACAACTTTCTGCACAATTTGGTGTTGGTTTAGCACGTATGGCTCGTACAATCAAAGATCGTATGAACGTTCGTGATAACGAGGTATTCACACCGATTGATTTAATTAACGCAAAGTCATTATCTGCAGTAATTAACTCTTTCTTTGGTACCAACCAACTTTCTCAGTTCATGGACCAAACAAACCCATTAGCTGAAATTACGCACAAACGTCGTTTATCTGCATTAGGACCTGGAGGTTTATCTAGAGAACGTGCTGGTTTCGAAGTTCGTGACGTTCACTATACACATTACGGACGTTTATGTCCTATTGAAACTCCAGAAGGACCAAACATTGGGTTAATCTCTTCACTTTCAGTTTACTCTAAAGTGAACAAAATGGGATTCATTGAAACTCCTTACCGTAAAGTTGTTGACGGAGTTATTGATATTGTTAATGATCCAGTTTACTTATCTGCTGAAGAAGAAGAAGGTAAATTAATCGCACAAGCAAATATTGGTGTAGCTGCAGACGGAACAATTACTGACGAAAAAGTAATTGCAAAACAAGATGCAGACTTCCCGGTAATCGAACCGAAAGAATTAGATTTCGTGGACGTAGCACCAAACCAAATTGCATCTATTTCTGCATCATTAATTCCGTTCTTAGAGCACGATGACGCCAACCGTGCCTTAATGGGATCGAACATGATGCGTCAGGCAGTACCTTTATTACGTCCAGAATCTCCAATTGTAGGTACTGGATTAGAAAAACAAGTGGCTACTGATTCTCGTGTTTTAATTAATGCTGAAGGAACAGGTGAAGTTGTTTATGTTGATGCAACTAAAATTACTATTCGTTACGATCGTACAGAACGTGAACGTGCAGTAAGTTTTGATACAGACGAGAAATCGTACAACCTAATTAAATTCCGTAAAACGAATCAAAGTACTTCAATCAACTTAAAACCTATTGTTAGAAAAGGTGATAAAGTGGTTAAAGGTCAAGTTTTATGTGAAGGTTATGCAACTCAAAACGGTGAATTAGCTCTAGGACGTAACATGCAAGTTGCATTTATGCCATGGAAAGGATACAACTTTGAGGATGCAATTGTAATTTCTGAAAAAGTTGTTAGTGAAGATATTTTTACATCTATTCACATTGACGATTATACATTAGAAGTTCGTGATACTAAATTAGGACCAGAAGAATTAACGAACGATATTCCAAATATTTCTGAAGAAGCTACTAAAGATTTAGATGAAAACGGAATGATTCGTATTGGTGCTGAAGTAAAACCTGGTGATATTTTAATTGGTAAAATTACTCCTAAAGGAGAATCAGATCCAACACCAGAAGAAAAATTACTTCGCGCAATTTTTGGTGACAAAGCTGGTGATGTAAAAGATGCATCATTAAAAGCAACACCATCGTTAAGAGGGGTAGTTTTAGATAAAAAATTATTCCAAAAAGCGAACAAAGACAAACGCAAACGTGGCGGAAAAGACAAGGAAGAAATTGCTGAACTTGAAGCTCGTTTTGAAGTTAAATTTGTTCAATTAAAAGATGAATTAGTAGAAAAGCTATTTACTATCGTTAACGGTAAAACATCTCAAGGTGTATTTAACGATGTAGGTGAAGAAATTTTACCAAAAGGTAAAAAATACACGCAAAAAATGCTACACGCTGTAGAAGATTTTGCACATTTAACTAAAGGTCAGTGGACAACAGATGAAGAAACCAACGCAATGGTTACCGATTTGATTCACAACTACAAAATTAGATTAAATGACTACAAAGGTGAATTACGTAGAGAAAAAGTAACTATTTCTATTGGTGACGAATTACCATCAGGAGTTTTAAAACTTGCTAAAGTTTACATTGCTAAAAAACGTAAATTAAAAGTAGGTGATAAAATGGCTGGACGTCACGGTAACAAAGGTATTGTTGCGAAAATTGTTCGTGCTGAAGATATGCCATTCCTTGAAGACGGAACACCGGTTGATATCGTGTTAAATCCACTTGGAGTACCATCTCGTATGAACATTGGACAAATCTATGAAACCGTTTTAGGTTGGGCAGGTAAAAAATTAGGTACAAAATATGCAACACCAATTTTTGATGGTGCATCTTTAGACCAAATTAATGCCTTAACTGACGAAGCAGGTGTGCCACGTTTTGGACATACGTACTTATATGACGGAGGTACTGGTGACCGTTTCCACCAAAAAGCAACAGTGGGTGTTATTTACATGTTAAAACTTGGACACATGGTTGATGACAAAATGCACGCACGTTCTATTGGTCCTTACTCATTAATTACGCAACAACCATTAGGAGGTAAAGCTTTATTTGGAGGTCAGCGTTTTGGAGAGATGGAGGTTTGGGCTTTAGAAGCTTATGGAGCATCAAGCACATTAAGAGAAATCTTGACTGTTAAATCGGATGACGTAATTGGTAGAGCTAAAACTTACGAAGCTATCGTAAAAGGTGAAGCTATGCCAGAACCTGGATTACCTGAATCATTCAATGTATTAATGCATGAATTAAAAGGATTAGGTTTAGACATCAGATTAGAAGAATAA
- the rpsU gene encoding 30S ribosomal protein S21: MLIIPIKDGENIDRALKRYKRKFDKTGTVRQLRARQQFDKPSVLNRAKRQKAQYIQGLKDALEA; the protein is encoded by the coding sequence ATGTTAATTATTCCTATTAAAGACGGTGAAAACATCGACAGAGCGTTAAAACGTTACAAACGTAAATTTGACAAAACTGGAACTGTTCGTCAATTAAGAGCGCGTCAACAATTTGATAAGCCTTCTGTTTTAAACAGAGCGAAAAGACAAAAAGCGCAATACATTCAAGGATTAAAAGATGCTCTAGAAGCATAA
- the hpf gene encoding ribosome hibernation-promoting factor, HPF/YfiA family, with protein sequence MKVNIQAVNFNVDRKLVDFINERVSKLEKFYDKLITVDVFLKVENTSEKDNKCVDIKLGIPGEDLVVKKQFRTFEEGVDSASDSLERLLIKKKEKTRA encoded by the coding sequence ATGAAAGTAAATATCCAAGCAGTAAATTTCAATGTTGACAGAAAGTTAGTTGATTTTATAAATGAAAGGGTTTCTAAGCTAGAAAAATTCTACGACAAGCTCATTACGGTTGATGTATTTTTAAAAGTTGAAAATACTTCAGAAAAAGATAATAAATGTGTGGATATTAAATTAGGAATTCCTGGAGAAGACTTAGTAGTAAAAAAACAATTTCGTACCTTTGAAGAAGGGGTGGATTCGGCTTCAGATTCGTTAGAAAGGTTACTGATCAAGAAAAAAGAAAAAACTAGAGCATAA
- the rplJ gene encoding 50S ribosomal protein L10 produces MTREQKSIAIEGLTAQLEGVNIVYLADISGLNADTTSNLRRACFKAGIQLEVVKNTLLAQAMERSTLNFGELPETLKGNTAIMIADVANAPAKVIKSFRAKSDKPLLKGAYINEEIYVGDNLLDSLASLKSKEEVIGEIIGLLQSPAQRVISALKNQFEGEEVAE; encoded by the coding sequence ATGACTAGAGAACAGAAATCAATCGCGATTGAAGGTTTAACTGCACAGTTAGAAGGAGTAAACATTGTTTACTTAGCTGATATTTCAGGACTAAATGCAGATACTACTTCAAACTTAAGAAGAGCTTGTTTTAAAGCTGGTATCCAATTAGAAGTTGTTAAAAATACTTTATTAGCGCAAGCTATGGAGCGTTCTACATTAAACTTCGGTGAATTACCAGAAACTTTAAAAGGAAATACTGCAATTATGATTGCTGATGTAGCTAACGCTCCAGCAAAAGTAATTAAATCTTTCCGTGCAAAATCTGATAAACCACTTTTAAAAGGTGCTTACATTAATGAAGAAATTTATGTTGGTGACAACTTATTAGATTCATTAGCATCTCTTAAATCTAAAGAAGAAGTTATTGGAGAAATCATTGGATTACTTCAATCACCAGCACAAAGAGTTATTTCTGCTCTTAAAAACCAATTCGAAGGAGAAGAGGTTGCTGAATAA